A single region of the Halorubrum depositum genome encodes:
- a CDS encoding ABC transporter permease, with protein MSLQRFVLKRGLITIPLLLGISLLTFGMVHAIPGDPIDFITLFTDLDPQTEMEIRAEYGLDQPVYIQYIDWVTSAATGDFGRSIITRDPVIDEIMTRLPYTLVMGIMAFGVTLITAIPTGVIAAYYRNTKIDQASRVFALLGIAIPNFLLGLLLLLVFASWLDLFPILPPTDQGILSYDMLVYTLLPAITIGTGSTALLMRLMRSSMVEELDKDYVRTARAKGLPERTVVRKHVLRNSLISVVTVAAIQVAFIISGSVVVEIVFSYPGIGRLLVNRVGNRDFPVIQAIVLLIGVAVILANFLADVLYAYLDPRIRY; from the coding sequence ATGAGCCTTCAACGATTCGTACTCAAACGCGGTCTGATAACCATCCCGCTGCTGTTAGGGATCTCCCTGCTCACCTTCGGGATGGTCCACGCCATCCCCGGTGACCCGATCGACTTCATCACGCTGTTCACGGACCTCGATCCGCAGACGGAGATGGAGATACGGGCCGAATACGGCCTCGATCAGCCGGTGTACATCCAGTACATCGACTGGGTCACCAGCGCGGCGACCGGCGACTTCGGCCGGTCGATCATCACCCGCGACCCGGTGATAGACGAGATCATGACCCGGCTCCCGTACACGCTCGTGATGGGGATCATGGCGTTCGGCGTCACGCTGATCACGGCGATTCCCACCGGCGTGATCGCGGCGTACTACCGCAACACCAAGATCGATCAGGCCAGCCGCGTGTTCGCGCTGCTCGGGATCGCGATCCCGAACTTCCTGCTCGGCCTGCTGCTCCTCTTGGTCTTCGCGAGCTGGCTGGACCTGTTCCCCATCCTCCCGCCGACCGATCAGGGGATTCTCAGCTACGACATGCTGGTGTACACGCTGTTGCCCGCGATCACCATCGGCACCGGCTCCACCGCCCTGTTGATGCGGCTGATGCGGTCCTCGATGGTGGAGGAGCTCGACAAGGATTACGTCCGAACGGCGCGCGCCAAGGGGCTCCCGGAGCGGACTGTCGTGCGGAAACACGTCCTCCGGAACTCGCTGATCTCGGTCGTCACCGTGGCGGCGATCCAGGTCGCGTTCATCATCAGCGGCTCCGTCGTCGTGGAGATCGTCTTCTCGTATCCGGGCATCGGGCGCCTCCTCGTCAACCGAGTGGGCAACCGCGACTTCCCGGTGATCCAGGCGATCGTCCTCCTCATCGGCGTCGCCGTGATACTCGCGAACTTCCTCGCGGACGTGCTCTACGCGTACCTCGATCCCCGAATCCGATACTAG
- a CDS encoding branched-chain amino acid ABC transporter permease: MSASDLRGRVEGLFERDVTLVLAVLGVIYLAYILAGVAFGYGLRGQLNSIANLTFYIGVFGMLALALNLHWGYTGLFNIGIVGFMGIGIYVTALVSKPPVAEGGAAQVGGFGLPLFVGVVAGVLVAGLFGLLVALPALRLRADYLAIVTVAFSEIVRFTMMSRTFQEFTVPDTISFSVLGNEVLTLNPAADTVGLGGGGGLILNYTDPLEALLRALFLWEPYLGFVAFVQRNFIPNNPKPVIDGIVYGIVLLVGVGLFYLLLSRTGKSPFGRVLKAIREDEDVANALGKDTDRFKLTAFVLGAALMGLGGILWYSGRGSITPPSFRPNITFFVWIALIIGGAGSNTGSFLGGAIFAGLLYEGPRYFKNLVEAAFNLGRAPRNFGEAMAGFASLDPMPFVLYTLDSVSQLRLVIMGVVLIWLMHNRPEGLLGHRKETASSVDLARPRSDGSAGTPAAADGGEER; this comes from the coding sequence ATGAGCGCCAGCGACCTCCGCGGACGGGTCGAAGGGCTCTTCGAGCGGGACGTCACGCTCGTGCTCGCCGTCCTCGGCGTCATCTACCTGGCGTACATCCTCGCCGGAGTCGCGTTCGGGTACGGGCTCCGCGGTCAGTTGAACTCGATCGCGAACCTCACGTTCTACATCGGCGTGTTCGGTATGCTCGCGCTGGCGTTGAACCTCCACTGGGGGTACACCGGGCTGTTCAACATCGGTATCGTCGGCTTCATGGGCATCGGCATCTACGTGACCGCGCTGGTCTCGAAGCCGCCGGTCGCGGAGGGCGGCGCGGCGCAGGTCGGTGGGTTCGGCCTCCCGCTGTTCGTCGGCGTCGTCGCCGGCGTGCTCGTGGCAGGGCTGTTCGGACTGCTGGTCGCGTTACCCGCCCTCCGGCTCCGGGCGGACTACCTCGCCATCGTCACGGTGGCGTTCTCGGAGATCGTTCGGTTCACGATGATGTCCCGGACGTTTCAGGAGTTCACGGTGCCGGACACGATCAGCTTCTCCGTCCTCGGTAACGAGGTGCTCACGCTGAACCCGGCGGCCGACACCGTCGGCCTCGGCGGCGGGGGCGGGCTCATCCTGAACTACACGGATCCGCTCGAAGCGCTGCTTCGGGCACTGTTCCTCTGGGAGCCGTACCTCGGGTTCGTCGCGTTCGTCCAGCGGAACTTCATCCCGAACAACCCCAAGCCGGTGATCGACGGGATCGTGTACGGAATCGTCCTCCTCGTAGGCGTCGGACTGTTCTACCTCCTGCTCTCCAGGACCGGAAAGTCCCCGTTCGGACGCGTCCTGAAGGCGATCCGCGAGGACGAGGACGTCGCGAACGCCCTCGGGAAGGACACCGACCGCTTCAAGCTCACCGCGTTCGTGCTCGGCGCCGCGCTGATGGGACTCGGCGGGATCCTCTGGTACTCCGGCCGCGGGAGCATCACGCCGCCGTCGTTCCGCCCGAACATCACGTTCTTCGTCTGGATCGCGCTGATCATCGGCGGCGCGGGCTCGAACACCGGGAGCTTCCTCGGCGGCGCGATATTCGCCGGGCTGTTGTACGAGGGACCGCGCTACTTCAAGAACCTCGTCGAGGCCGCCTTCAATCTCGGGAGGGCGCCGCGGAACTTCGGCGAGGCGATGGCCGGGTTCGCCTCGCTCGACCCGATGCCGTTCGTGCTGTACACGCTCGACAGCGTCAGCCAGTTGCGGCTGGTGATCATGGGCGTGGTGCTGATCTGGCTGATGCACAACCGGCCCGAGGGGCTGCTCGGACACCGCAAGGAGACCGCGTCGAGCGTCGACCTCGCGCGTCCGAGAAGCGACGGGTCGGCCGGAACGCCGGCGGCCGCCGACGGGGGTGAAGAGCGATGA
- a CDS encoding ABC transporter ATP-binding protein has protein sequence MAMLEVEDLNVRFYTDDGVVKATNDLTYRIEAGERFGVVGESGAGKSVTSLALMRLIDNPGVIESGEIRFKGRNLLEMDEEEMRSLRGNEIAMIFQDAETALNPSYTVGEQISEAIRYHLGLDEAAARERAIETLESVGIPSAAERYGDYPHEFSGGMQQRVVIAIALSCDPDLIIADEPTTALDVTIEAQILDLLEEVATEFDTAIQLITHDLGVVAEFCDRVMVMYAGHPVEMAPVEDVYYDPQHPYTVGLMSSIPRIGDERERLQTIPGRMPDLIEMPPGCNFHPRCPYAEESCTRVEPGLVDVDTGDPADPINSDAQTAACLAHTGELTGELDYEITVRGEEDLPGSDDASSSAGVSDR, from the coding sequence ATGGCGATGCTCGAAGTCGAGGACCTCAACGTGCGGTTCTACACCGACGACGGCGTCGTCAAGGCGACGAACGACCTCACGTACCGGATCGAGGCCGGCGAGCGGTTCGGCGTCGTCGGCGAGAGCGGGGCCGGCAAGAGCGTCACCAGCCTCGCGCTGATGCGCCTCATCGACAACCCCGGAGTCATCGAGAGCGGGGAGATCCGCTTCAAGGGGCGGAACCTCCTCGAGATGGACGAAGAGGAGATGCGGTCGCTCCGCGGCAACGAGATCGCGATGATCTTCCAGGACGCCGAGACCGCGCTGAACCCCTCCTACACGGTGGGAGAGCAGATCTCGGAGGCGATACGGTATCACCTCGGACTCGACGAGGCGGCGGCGCGCGAACGGGCCATCGAGACGCTGGAGTCGGTGGGGATCCCGTCGGCGGCCGAGCGGTACGGCGACTACCCGCACGAGTTCTCCGGCGGGATGCAACAGCGCGTCGTGATCGCGATCGCGCTGTCGTGTGACCCCGACCTGATCATCGCCGACGAGCCGACCACCGCGCTCGACGTCACCATCGAGGCGCAGATCCTCGACCTGTTGGAGGAGGTCGCGACCGAGTTCGACACCGCGATCCAGCTCATCACCCACGACCTGGGCGTCGTCGCCGAGTTCTGCGACCGCGTGATGGTGATGTACGCCGGCCACCCCGTGGAGATGGCGCCGGTCGAGGACGTGTACTACGACCCGCAACACCCCTACACCGTCGGGCTGATGAGCTCGATCCCGCGGATCGGCGACGAGCGCGAGCGGCTGCAGACGATCCCCGGGCGGATGCCGGACCTGATCGAGATGCCGCCGGGGTGTAACTTCCACCCCCGATGCCCGTACGCCGAGGAGTCGTGCACGCGCGTGGAGCCCGGGCTCGTCGACGTCGACACCGGCGATCCCGCGGACCCGATCAACAGCGACGCGCAGACCGCGGCGTGTCTCGCGCACACCGGCGAGCTCACGGGCGAGCTCGACTACGAGATCACCGTCCGCGGCGAGGAAGATCTCCCCGGATCGGACGACGCGTCGAGCTCCGCGGGGGTGAGCGACCGATGA
- a CDS encoding ABC transporter permease produces MSSETSQRTTERGRIRVSGFDVDRVESRDPLSSWEPDLQSEEGRGRLEYAWKRFKRNRLALFGAATIAFMILLAVFSRPIQLPSGFPVLAGQTVQPFSLAPADPANQDVLTGYREPTLENVLTWPPTGLYLFGADWAGRDILSRVMYGGRWSLSIGFIAVAMALLVGIPLGSIAGYYGGKVDELIMRIVDMLYAFPFIVLAIAVIAVLGRGYWEMILALVVVGWLPYARIIRGEILSVKENEYVTAAKALGSRDRSIIVRHILPNAMAPVIVQATLSIGTTVLVAAALGFIGLGLSPASAEWGVMLNVEQDAIARGRWWAGLFPGLAIFVFVMAINLVGDGVRDAFDPQGDQTDADTGGLR; encoded by the coding sequence ATGTCAAGCGAAACCTCACAGCGGACGACGGAACGCGGACGAATACGGGTCAGCGGATTCGACGTCGACCGCGTCGAGTCCCGGGACCCGCTCTCCTCGTGGGAGCCGGACCTCCAGTCGGAGGAGGGACGCGGGCGCCTCGAGTACGCGTGGAAGCGGTTCAAGCGCAACCGCCTCGCGCTGTTCGGCGCGGCCACCATCGCCTTCATGATCCTGCTCGCGGTGTTCTCCCGACCCATCCAGCTCCCGAGTGGCTTCCCGGTGCTGGCCGGCCAGACGGTCCAGCCGTTCTCGCTCGCGCCGGCCGACCCCGCGAACCAGGACGTCCTCACCGGCTACCGAGAGCCGACGCTCGAGAACGTCCTCACGTGGCCGCCGACCGGGCTCTACCTGTTCGGCGCCGACTGGGCCGGACGCGACATCCTCTCGCGGGTGATGTACGGCGGCCGCTGGAGCCTCTCGATCGGCTTCATCGCCGTCGCCATGGCGCTCCTCGTCGGGATCCCGCTCGGCTCGATCGCGGGGTACTACGGCGGCAAGGTCGACGAGCTCATCATGCGGATCGTCGACATGCTGTACGCGTTCCCGTTCATCGTGCTCGCGATCGCGGTCATCGCGGTGCTGGGCCGCGGCTACTGGGAGATGATCCTCGCGTTGGTCGTCGTCGGCTGGCTCCCGTACGCCCGCATCATCCGCGGCGAGATACTGAGCGTGAAGGAGAACGAGTACGTCACCGCCGCGAAGGCGCTCGGCTCCCGCGACCGGTCGATCATCGTCCGGCACATCCTGCCGAACGCGATGGCGCCGGTGATCGTGCAGGCGACGCTCAGCATCGGCACGACGGTGCTCGTCGCCGCGGCGCTCGGGTTCATCGGGCTCGGGCTGTCGCCGGCGAGCGCGGAGTGGGGCGTCATGCTCAACGTCGAGCAGGACGCGATCGCCCGCGGTCGCTGGTGGGCCGGGCTGTTCCCGGGGCTCGCCATCTTCGTCTTCGTGATGGCGATCAACCTGGTCGGCGACGGCGTCCGCGACGCGTTCGACCCGCAGGGCGACCAGACCGACGCGGACACCGGGGGGCTCCGCTGA
- a CDS encoding branched-chain amino acid ABC transporter permease — translation MSVSETYVRYRQTLSEEPLAIGVLLVALWMAWSLVSGLLTGGIQISSLASLVWDGLLRGLIIGLAGIGLSMTYSILNFANFAHGDYLTSGAFAGMATSYLVAGIGENSVGALLLVGAGGSVFGGALGIGVTTAPLAVVLGALLAGVATIALALAIDRFVYRPIRDESGIALLITSIGVAFALRYLLQFVFGAGVRGTTAAGSVPRVNVPAIDGTFRVTAHDISLVIVAGGLMLGVHLLLQRTKLGKAMRAMSDNEDLARITGIPTERVIRTTWIVGAGLTGVAGYMFVLWKGTLGFNDGWLLLLLVFAAVILGGIGSIYGAIGGGIVIGLTASVSVIWIPSEFGRAAAFLVMIVILLFKPEGIFSGRTTA, via the coding sequence GTGAGTGTCTCTGAAACGTACGTCCGATACCGCCAAACCCTCAGCGAGGAACCGCTCGCCATCGGGGTCCTGCTCGTGGCCCTGTGGATGGCGTGGTCACTCGTCTCGGGGCTGCTGACGGGGGGGATCCAGATCAGCAGCCTCGCGTCCCTCGTCTGGGACGGGTTGCTCAGGGGGCTGATCATCGGCCTGGCGGGCATCGGACTCTCAATGACGTACAGCATTCTCAACTTCGCGAACTTCGCGCACGGCGACTACCTCACCAGCGGGGCGTTCGCCGGGATGGCGACCAGCTACCTCGTCGCCGGAATCGGCGAGAACAGCGTCGGCGCGCTCCTGCTCGTCGGCGCGGGCGGGTCGGTGTTCGGCGGCGCGCTCGGCATCGGGGTCACGACGGCGCCGCTCGCCGTCGTCCTCGGGGCCCTCCTGGCGGGGGTCGCCACGATCGCGCTGGCGCTCGCCATCGACCGGTTCGTCTACCGGCCGATCCGCGACGAGAGCGGTATCGCGCTGCTGATAACCAGCATCGGGGTCGCGTTCGCGCTCCGGTACCTGCTCCAGTTCGTCTTCGGGGCCGGGGTACGGGGAACGACCGCTGCGGGGTCGGTCCCGCGCGTGAACGTGCCCGCGATCGACGGGACGTTCCGGGTGACGGCTCACGACATCAGCCTCGTGATCGTCGCCGGCGGACTCATGCTCGGCGTCCACCTGCTGCTCCAGCGGACGAAGCTCGGGAAGGCGATGCGCGCGATGTCAGACAACGAGGACCTCGCGCGGATCACCGGGATCCCGACAGAGCGGGTCATCCGCACGACGTGGATCGTCGGCGCCGGGCTGACGGGCGTCGCGGGCTACATGTTCGTCCTCTGGAAGGGGACGCTCGGCTTCAACGACGGCTGGCTCCTGTTGCTGCTCGTGTTCGCCGCGGTCATCCTCGGCGGGATCGGATCGATCTACGGCGCGATCGGCGGCGGGATCGTCATCGGCCTGACGGCCTCCGTCTCCGTGATCTGGATCCCCTCCGAGTTCGGTCGCGCGGCCGCGTTCCTCGTGATGATCGTAATCTTACTGTTCAAACCTGAAGGCATCTTCAGCGGGAGGACCACGGCATGA
- a CDS encoding ABC transporter ATP-binding protein, whose product MGSEADLPSGDDGDRYAPLEVEGLRKEFGGIVAVDDVSFDVEEGTLTGLIGPNGAGKSTTFNLITGMLDPDEGTVRFNGEDVTGFEPHEIANQGLARTFQIARELEEMTVLENMMLAPKGQVGESLWRSVMPITRESVREQETEQLERVWEVLDFFEIDHLADEYAGNLSGGQRKLLEMARALLTDPDVMLLDEPFAGVNPSLEKRLLEHIHELREQGYTFLIVEHDMDLIMNNCERVIVMHQGRILKDGTPAEIKESEEVIEAYLGGEV is encoded by the coding sequence ATGGGTTCCGAGGCCGACCTCCCGAGCGGGGACGACGGGGACCGATACGCGCCCCTGGAAGTCGAGGGGCTCCGGAAGGAGTTCGGGGGGATCGTCGCCGTCGACGACGTCAGCTTCGACGTCGAGGAAGGGACGCTGACGGGTCTCATCGGCCCGAACGGAGCGGGGAAGTCGACGACGTTCAACCTCATCACCGGGATGCTCGACCCCGACGAGGGAACGGTCCGGTTCAACGGCGAGGACGTCACCGGGTTCGAACCTCACGAGATCGCGAACCAGGGGCTCGCTCGGACGTTCCAGATCGCCCGCGAGCTGGAGGAGATGACCGTCCTCGAGAACATGATGCTCGCGCCGAAGGGGCAGGTCGGCGAGTCGCTGTGGCGGTCGGTCATGCCGATCACCCGCGAGTCGGTGCGCGAACAGGAGACCGAACAGCTCGAACGCGTCTGGGAGGTGCTCGACTTCTTCGAGATCGACCACCTCGCCGACGAGTACGCCGGGAACCTCTCCGGCGGCCAGCGGAAGCTGCTGGAGATGGCCCGGGCGCTCTTGACCGATCCCGACGTGATGCTTCTCGACGAGCCGTTCGCGGGCGTCAACCCCTCGTTGGAGAAGCGACTGCTCGAACACATCCACGAGCTCCGCGAGCAGGGGTACACGTTCCTCATCGTGGAACACGACATGGACCTCATCATGAACAACTGCGAGCGGGTCATCGTCATGCACCAGGGCCGGATCCTGAAAGACGGAACCCCCGCGGAGATCAAGGAGAGCGAGGAAGTGATCGAGGCGTACCTCGGGGGTGAGGTATGA
- a CDS encoding ABC transporter substrate-binding protein, producing MSHSDNGQTRSAATRRRVLAAMGGASVVGLAGCVGGDDGGDGGDGSDGGDGSDGGDGTNEFVASAGANPGTFDPTIITDATSNSVIGTMAYERLVALTFDLSEVRGELASDYEQVDDTTFRFQLREGVTFHNGDEFTAEDVAFSINRTSGTTNDADVSFIENVEVLGDYEVEITSSDPHAPFLNDLAAVPILTSKTDAISENPEQDEHDFTDQTLGTGPWELEEFSAEDRAVLVPYEDYWYDGDEYPGTAPWDQVTFRVIPEQVSQEEAMAAGELDMIDNAAPFELDQWENQTGEVVTGSAVGFDFISYPVNQSPFTNEKLRRGMTRLLPKSDVIEAVFGGYATELAAPISPGLGAFWDEEHEQRLLDEYVGQNEEEGLRLIGEAFEEEGIEAPFDVSFITNVNRTRERWMEIIQQTMDETEYFNAELDVRAFDDLVPFLLDPEGAAASTDVVGIGWTGGSDPDGHVNQLLHSSQHVPDGFNWNLYESEEMDQLITEGQTTLGADERLPIYQDLQELVAQDVPMANMWTGDQIDILNPSNIESVDQWSPHPNSSNRYNTLYKPHLDEIVYPAE from the coding sequence ATGTCTCATTCCGACAACGGACAGACGCGATCGGCAGCGACTCGCCGACGAGTTCTCGCCGCGATGGGCGGCGCGAGCGTCGTCGGTCTGGCGGGCTGTGTCGGCGGCGACGACGGCGGCGACGGCGGAGACGGCAGTGACGGCGGCGACGGCAGTGACGGCGGCGACGGCACGAACGAGTTCGTCGCCTCGGCCGGCGCGAACCCGGGAACGTTCGACCCGACGATCATCACCGACGCGACCTCCAACTCCGTCATCGGGACGATGGCGTACGAGCGGCTGGTCGCGCTGACCTTCGATCTCTCCGAGGTCCGGGGCGAGCTCGCGTCCGACTACGAGCAGGTCGACGACACCACCTTCCGATTCCAGCTCCGCGAGGGCGTCACCTTCCACAACGGCGACGAGTTCACCGCCGAGGACGTCGCGTTCTCCATCAACCGGACGAGCGGCACGACCAACGACGCCGACGTCTCGTTCATCGAGAACGTCGAGGTCCTCGGCGACTACGAGGTCGAGATCACCTCGAGCGACCCGCACGCGCCGTTCCTGAACGACCTCGCCGCCGTCCCGATCCTCACGAGCAAGACGGACGCGATCAGCGAGAACCCGGAGCAGGACGAGCACGACTTCACCGACCAGACCCTCGGGACCGGTCCGTGGGAGTTAGAGGAGTTCTCGGCCGAGGACCGCGCCGTCCTCGTCCCCTACGAGGACTACTGGTACGACGGCGACGAGTACCCCGGCACGGCGCCGTGGGACCAGGTCACGTTCCGGGTCATCCCGGAGCAGGTCTCCCAGGAGGAGGCGATGGCCGCCGGCGAACTCGACATGATCGACAACGCGGCGCCGTTCGAGCTCGACCAGTGGGAGAACCAGACCGGCGAGGTCGTCACCGGCAGCGCCGTCGGGTTCGACTTCATCTCGTACCCGGTCAACCAGAGCCCGTTCACGAACGAGAAGCTCCGTCGCGGGATGACGCGACTCCTGCCGAAGTCTGACGTCATCGAGGCCGTCTTCGGCGGCTACGCGACCGAGCTCGCGGCCCCGATCAGTCCCGGACTCGGGGCGTTCTGGGACGAGGAGCACGAGCAGCGCCTCCTCGACGAGTACGTCGGTCAGAACGAGGAGGAGGGCCTCCGGCTCATCGGCGAGGCGTTCGAGGAGGAGGGCATCGAGGCGCCGTTCGACGTCTCCTTTATCACCAACGTCAACCGGACCCGCGAGCGGTGGATGGAGATCATCCAGCAGACGATGGACGAGACCGAGTACTTCAACGCCGAGCTCGACGTCCGCGCGTTCGACGACCTGGTCCCGTTCCTGCTCGACCCCGAGGGCGCCGCGGCCAGCACGGACGTCGTCGGAATCGGCTGGACCGGCGGCTCCGACCCCGACGGTCACGTGAATCAGCTGCTCCACTCCAGCCAACACGTTCCCGACGGGTTCAACTGGAACCTCTACGAGAGCGAGGAGATGGACCAGCTCATCACCGAGGGTCAGACGACGCTCGGCGCCGACGAGCGGCTCCCGATCTACCAGGACCTGCAGGAGCTCGTCGCGCAGGACGTTCCGATGGCGAACATGTGGACCGGCGACCAGATCGACATCCTCAATCCGTCGAACATCGAGTCGGTCGATCAGTGGAGTCCCCACCCCAACTCGAGCAACCGGTACAACACGCTGTACAAGCCGCACCTCGACGAGATCGTCTACCCGGCGGAGTAA
- a CDS encoding ABC transporter ATP-binding protein: MSLLEVRDLDAGYGDLQILTDVDLDVDDEEYVTIVGPNGAGKSTVMKSVFGLTTHMGGTVTFDGEDISGTKPEDVIHKGLGYVPQNENIFAELDVEENLEMGAYILDEVPQEELRKVYDRFPILEERKHQQAGTMSGGQRQMLAMGRALMLDPDLLLLDEPSAGLAPDLVDEMFDKIDEINESGTAVLMVEQNAKEALRRCDRGYVLANGQNRFEDEGTALLNDEEVRREFLGG; this comes from the coding sequence ATGAGCCTGCTCGAGGTCCGCGACCTGGACGCCGGCTACGGCGACCTCCAGATCCTCACCGACGTCGACCTCGACGTCGACGACGAGGAGTACGTCACCATCGTCGGCCCGAACGGGGCCGGCAAGTCGACCGTCATGAAGTCGGTGTTCGGACTGACGACGCACATGGGCGGCACGGTGACGTTCGACGGCGAGGACATCAGCGGGACGAAACCCGAGGACGTCATCCACAAGGGACTGGGGTACGTCCCGCAGAACGAGAACATCTTCGCGGAGCTCGACGTGGAGGAGAACCTCGAGATGGGCGCGTACATCCTCGACGAGGTCCCGCAGGAGGAGCTCCGCAAGGTGTACGACCGCTTCCCGATCTTAGAGGAGCGGAAACACCAGCAGGCGGGGACGATGAGCGGCGGTCAGCGCCAGATGCTCGCGATGGGGCGGGCGCTGATGCTCGATCCCGACCTCCTCCTGCTCGACGAGCCGAGCGCGGGGCTCGCGCCCGACCTCGTCGACGAGATGTTCGACAAGATCGACGAGATCAACGAGTCGGGGACGGCGGTTCTGATGGTCGAACAGAACGCCAAGGAGGCGCTCAGACGCTGCGACCGCGGATACGTGCTCGCGAACGGGCAGAACCGGTTCGAGGACGAGGGGACCGCGCTGTTGAACGACGAGGAGGTCCGCCGGGAGTTCCTCGGCGGGTAG
- the ggt gene encoding gamma-glutamyltransferase, with translation MEPDLDRFTSRRSTVYGQRGVVATSQPLASQAGIETLREGGNAFDAAVATAAALNVVEPTSTGLGGDVFALYRTADGDVGAMRACGGAPDGATIENVRDALREDDDVSSYYPDDGGYAVDDTDEAGMPFYGPHAVTVPGTARGWEATIEELGRLTLADALEPAIRYATEGYPVSEVIASYWAGAEELFTDDHAREAFLFDGEAPEVGETVTLPRLGESMRKIAEHGADMVYEGEIAEAIADEVRSQGGFMTVDDLADFEVEWPEPISTTYNGAEVFELPPNNQGLVALEALNIASELGAGDHDYDTAERVHYFAEAMKLAFHDGHRYIADPEYEEIPPLGSTDWAAERAAGVGPTADHDVSFGVPNANAEDADTVLLTVADDEGNVVSYINSRFAGFGSGLVAGETGIALQNRGASFSLDPDHPNSLEPGKRPFHTLVPAIVRLDEDDWAAFGVMGGYMQPQGHVQVISNVVDYGMPLQRALDEPRWRYRESGELGVEPHFDGDVTAKLVRRDHDIRTLSPVQFGGAQIVRNRDGVLSAATEPRKDGNAQGY, from the coding sequence ATGGAGCCAGACCTGGACCGGTTCACGTCTCGGCGGTCGACGGTGTACGGCCAGCGCGGCGTCGTCGCCACGAGCCAGCCCCTCGCCAGCCAGGCGGGGATCGAGACGCTTCGCGAGGGCGGAAACGCGTTCGACGCGGCCGTGGCGACGGCGGCCGCGCTCAACGTCGTCGAGCCGACGTCGACCGGGCTCGGCGGCGACGTGTTCGCGCTGTACCGCACCGCCGACGGCGACGTGGGAGCGATGCGCGCCTGCGGCGGGGCGCCCGACGGCGCGACGATCGAGAACGTCCGCGACGCCCTGCGGGAGGACGACGACGTCTCCTCGTACTACCCCGACGACGGCGGCTACGCGGTCGACGACACCGACGAGGCTGGCATGCCGTTCTACGGGCCCCACGCGGTCACGGTCCCGGGGACGGCCCGCGGCTGGGAGGCGACGATCGAGGAGCTCGGGCGGCTCACCCTCGCCGACGCACTCGAGCCGGCCATCCGATACGCCACCGAGGGGTACCCGGTCTCGGAGGTCATCGCCTCGTACTGGGCCGGCGCGGAGGAGCTGTTCACCGACGACCACGCCCGGGAGGCGTTCCTGTTCGACGGCGAGGCGCCCGAGGTCGGCGAGACGGTCACGCTCCCGCGACTCGGCGAGTCGATGCGGAAGATCGCGGAGCACGGCGCCGACATGGTGTACGAGGGCGAGATCGCCGAGGCGATCGCCGATGAGGTCCGGTCGCAGGGCGGGTTCATGACCGTCGACGACCTCGCCGACTTCGAGGTCGAGTGGCCCGAGCCGATCTCGACGACGTACAACGGCGCCGAGGTGTTCGAGCTCCCGCCGAACAACCAGGGGCTCGTCGCGCTGGAGGCGCTCAACATCGCGAGCGAGCTCGGCGCCGGCGACCACGACTACGACACCGCCGAGCGCGTCCACTACTTCGCGGAGGCCATGAAGTTGGCCTTCCACGACGGACACCGCTACATCGCCGACCCCGAGTACGAGGAGATCCCGCCGCTCGGATCGACCGACTGGGCGGCGGAGCGGGCGGCCGGCGTCGGGCCGACCGCCGACCACGACGTCTCCTTCGGCGTGCCGAACGCAAACGCGGAGGACGCCGACACGGTGCTTCTCACCGTCGCCGACGACGAGGGGAACGTCGTCTCGTACATCAACTCGCGGTTCGCCGGCTTCGGCTCGGGGCTCGTCGCGGGCGAGACGGGGATCGCCCTCCAGAACCGCGGCGCGTCCTTCTCGCTCGACCCCGACCACCCGAACAGCCTCGAACCCGGTAAGCGCCCGTTCCACACGCTGGTCCCCGCGATCGTCCGCCTCGACGAGGACGACTGGGCCGCCTTCGGCGTGATGGGCGGGTACATGCAGCCGCAGGGGCACGTGCAGGTGATCTCGAACGTCGTCGACTACGGCATGCCGCTCCAGCGCGCGCTCGACGAGCCGCGGTGGCGGTACCGCGAGAGCGGCGAGCTGGGCGTCGAACCGCACTTCGACGGCGACGTCACCGCGAAGCTGGTCCGGAGGGACCACGACATCAGGACGCTCTCGCCGGTCCAGTTCGGCGGCGCGCAGATCGTCCGGAATCGGGACGGCGTCCTCTCGGCCGCCACCGAGCCCCGGAAGGACGGCAACGCACAGGGGTACTGA